The genomic stretch GCCGTCGGGTCTCACGCGAAAGACGACGGCCGGGCGGTGTCTGACCTCCGGTCGCTCACCGCGAACCGCGTTCCAGTCGTCGTCCGGGAACGACGAACAGTCGACGAACAACACTGCGCCGCCCGCGTGTCGCTCCAGTTGCCCGTCGGTCTTCGTCTGCGCCGTGTCGCGGACGGCGGTGATGGGGCTGTTCGCCGCGCGCCGGTTGGGCGGCAACGGACGCGTCACCTCGACGAGCGTCACCTGCCCCCCCTTCTCGACCCGGTAGTCGAGCGAGTGTCCCGTCGTCACTTCCGCCTCGGGCTCGAGGTCGTACCCCGCGTCGTACAGGAGTTTCGCGGCGTTGAACTCGCCCATCGCCGCGCTCATCCGCACCAGGTCGAGCGACGTCGACGTACCGAGCTTACCCGCCATCAACTCCCGATAGGGGTCTAACACGCCCGTCGCCAGGAACGACTCGTAGTACTCGAGCGCCTCCGCCGCGGTGGCGTCGGGAAAACCCGCCGCGTGCTCGGCGAAGAACGCCCTCGTCGTCTCCCGGCCGTCCTTCGAGCAGAACACGGGCAGGAAGAACCACGAGAGGTGTGGATACGGCTTCAGCCACGGCGACTCGTCGTGCAGTTCGGCGAGGAGTTCCCGCTCGACCCACGCCGTGATCTCCGCGGGGGCCTCCTCCAGCGCGATCTTGTCGGTCCGCCAGAGCGCCGACGGCGTCTCGGTGTTCCCGACCCAGTAGGCCTCGTCGTCGTTCCAGGCGAACAGCGCCGTGTCGTCGTTGTCCATGTCGAACCGCCGGGCGTCGAAGCCGTCGGGCTGGCGGTACCACGGCTTCGACATCGTCGCTCCCAGGTTCCCGTCGAGGTCGGCGTAGATGTCTCGCCGGACTCGGTCGAGGGTCCAGCGAC from Salinigranum halophilum encodes the following:
- a CDS encoding DUF5784 family protein: MARPLRFRHAPGRWTLDRVRRDIYADLDGNLGATMSKPWYRQPDGFDARRFDMDNDDTALFAWNDDEAYWVGNTETPSALWRTDKIALEEAPAEITAWVERELLAELHDESPWLKPYPHLSWFFLPVFCSKDGRETTRAFFAEHAAGFPDATAAEALEYYESFLATGVLDPYRELMAGKLGTSTSLDLVRMSAAMGEFNAAKLLYDAGYDLEPEAEVTTGHSLDYRVEKGGQVTLVEVTRPLPPNRRAANSPITAVRDTAQTKTDGQLERHAGGAVLFVDCSSFPDDDWNAVRGERPEVRHRPAVVFRVRPDGGVDGYTKGSVPLDLPF